The Pedobacter mucosus genome window below encodes:
- a CDS encoding lipopolysaccharide assembly protein LapA domain-containing protein, whose protein sequence is MSGKTIFIIILTALLTIFLMVNTEPVDFNFLVTTVAVSKLLVIGICIIIGFIIGFIAGRPRKTVSSYDDEIEKNQPVSNKKELSDEDRNYIS, encoded by the coding sequence ATGAGCGGAAAAACCATCTTTATTATAATCCTTACTGCATTATTAACCATTTTCTTAATGGTGAATACGGAACCTGTAGATTTTAATTTTCTAGTTACAACTGTAGCGGTTTCTAAACTTTTAGTAATTGGAATTTGTATTATCATCGGTTTTATTATTGGCTTTATTGCCGGCAGACCTAGAAAAACGGTGAGCAGCTACGATGATGAGATTGAGAAAAATCAGCCGGTTTCTAATAAAAAAGAATTGAGCGATGAGGACAGGAATTATATTAGTTAA
- a CDS encoding GxxExxY protein, which produces MKYGDLTGKIIGCAMKVHSTLGSGFQEVIYQRALAIEMQKQNLGFCREMEMTIFYDEIQIGIRRVDFFVEDIIMLELKAVSDLNDAHLNQAINYLEAYNLPIGLLINFGSKSLTFKRVYNTNHPDNKA; this is translated from the coding sequence ATGAAATATGGCGATTTGACTGGAAAAATAATAGGCTGTGCCATGAAAGTACATAGTACTTTAGGTTCAGGCTTTCAGGAAGTAATTTACCAGAGAGCGCTTGCTATTGAAATGCAGAAACAAAATTTAGGTTTTTGCAGAGAAATGGAAATGACAATCTTTTATGACGAAATTCAAATTGGTATAAGAAGAGTAGATTTCTTTGTTGAAGACATTATCATGCTCGAACTTAAAGCCGTTTCTGATTTAAACGATGCCCACTTAAATCAAGCCATAAATTATTTAGAAGCTTACAATCTTCCAATTGGTTTACTCATAAATTTCGGAAGCAAAAGCTTGACTTTTAAAAGAGTCTATAACACCAATCATCCCGATAATAAAGCCTAA
- a CDS encoding pirin family protein: MSQFILHKENTRGHANHGWLNAHHSFSFANYYNPERMHFGVLRVLNDDLIDGGMGFGSHPHDNMEIITIPLVGAIAHKDSMGNSAVIKSGEIQVMSAGTGVSHSEHNALEDVQLNLLQIWLFPNKKNVTPRYDQQALNVEASHNNFQQILSPNADDDGVWIQQDAWFSLGKFDEGFETEYKIKKAGNGVYAFVISGEVTIDGQILSKRDGLGIWDTDSISFKAISADAEVLLMDIPMELN, from the coding sequence ATGTCACAGTTTATTTTGCACAAAGAAAACACCAGAGGTCATGCAAATCATGGTTGGTTAAATGCTCATCATTCATTCAGCTTTGCTAATTATTACAATCCTGAAAGAATGCACTTTGGAGTTTTGCGGGTTTTAAATGACGACTTAATTGATGGTGGAATGGGCTTCGGATCTCACCCACATGATAACATGGAAATCATAACGATTCCGTTAGTTGGTGCTATTGCACACAAAGACAGTATGGGTAATTCGGCGGTAATTAAAAGCGGCGAAATCCAGGTAATGAGCGCAGGTACTGGTGTAAGCCATAGCGAGCACAACGCACTTGAAGATGTGCAACTAAATCTTTTGCAGATTTGGTTATTCCCAAATAAAAAAAATGTTACCCCTCGTTATGATCAACAAGCTTTAAATGTTGAGGCAAGTCACAATAATTTCCAACAGATTTTATCGCCTAATGCAGATGATGATGGTGTTTGGATTCAACAAGATGCTTGGTTTTCATTAGGTAAATTTGATGAAGGCTTTGAAACTGAATATAAAATTAAAAAAGCTGGAAACGGTGTTTATGCTTTTGTAATCAGCGGAGAAGTAACCATCGATGGCCAAATTTTAAGTAAAAGAGATGGTTTAGGAATTTGGGACACGGATAGCATCAGCTTTAAAGCAATTTCCGCCGACGCCGAAGTGTTGTTGATGGACATTCCAATGGAATTGAATTAA
- a CDS encoding trans-sulfuration enzyme family protein — translation MKSENFETIAIRTQVERSLHKEHSSPIYLTSSYKFDDAEEMRALFANEKEGNVYSRYANPNTSEFIEKMCLLEGAEDGFATATGMAAIFTTFGAFLKSGDHIVSSRSVFGSTHQLLTNVFSKWGITFDYADLDKPEDWEALIKPNTKMIFVETPSNPGIDIIDLEFLGTLAKKHNQLLVVDNCFATPYLQQPIKLGAHISIHSATKYIDGQGRVLGGVILGTKDLITEVMNFARHSGPSLSPFNAWILSKSLETLAVRMDRHCENALKVAEYLENHPKIKLVKYPFLPSHPQYEIAKKQMTQGGGIVTIVIEGGVEGASKFMDGLKMFSISANLADTRSIATHPATSTHSKLTEEQRNEVGIEQGSIRLSIGLEHINDIISDIEQALA, via the coding sequence ATGAAATCCGAAAATTTTGAAACCATAGCTATACGTACTCAAGTTGAACGCAGTTTGCATAAAGAACATTCTTCCCCAATTTATCTAACTTCCAGCTATAAATTTGATGATGCTGAAGAAATGCGTGCTCTTTTTGCAAATGAAAAAGAAGGTAATGTATATAGCCGTTATGCAAATCCGAATACATCAGAATTTATAGAGAAAATGTGTCTTCTGGAAGGAGCTGAAGATGGTTTTGCTACAGCAACCGGAATGGCCGCCATATTTACAACCTTTGGTGCTTTTCTTAAAAGTGGCGACCATATCGTTTCAAGTCGCTCTGTTTTTGGTTCTACACACCAATTATTAACAAATGTTTTTTCTAAATGGGGAATAACTTTTGATTATGCAGACTTAGATAAACCTGAAGATTGGGAGGCTTTAATCAAGCCAAATACCAAAATGATTTTTGTAGAAACGCCATCAAATCCAGGCATTGATATTATTGATTTGGAGTTTTTAGGAACTCTTGCAAAAAAACATAATCAGCTTTTAGTGGTTGATAACTGCTTCGCTACGCCTTATTTACAACAACCCATTAAACTGGGTGCGCATATTTCCATTCACTCAGCTACAAAATATATCGACGGACAAGGTCGCGTGTTAGGCGGTGTAATTTTAGGTACAAAAGATTTAATTACGGAAGTGATGAATTTTGCCCGCCACAGCGGCCCATCTTTATCGCCATTTAATGCTTGGATTTTATCTAAAAGTTTGGAAACTTTAGCTGTTCGTATGGACCGCCATTGTGAAAACGCTTTAAAAGTTGCAGAATATTTAGAGAATCATCCGAAAATTAAGTTGGTAAAATATCCTTTTTTACCATCTCATCCGCAGTATGAAATTGCTAAAAAACAAATGACTCAAGGTGGGGGAATTGTAACCATCGTTATCGAAGGTGGGGTAGAAGGCGCCAGCAAATTTATGGACGGACTAAAAATGTTTTCTATATCTGCTAATTTGGCAGATACACGCTCTATCGCAACGCATCCGGCAACGAGTACCCATAGTAAATTAACCGAAGAGCAGCGTAACGAAGTGGGAATAGAGCAGGGTTCTATTCGTTTATCAATTGGTTTAGAGCACATAAACGATATAATTAGTGATATAGAACAAGCTTTGGCATAA
- a CDS encoding OsmC family protein, giving the protein MNINLIRKSGKFNFEAVNENGFTVELDAKVAIGGEGKGFRPMEMLLIGLGGCSGIDMVNVLTKQKEPLNDIKISITATRKEEEMPPIFDVIDIHFDLFGDLSAPKVERALAMTFDKYCSVSNILGRSATINFTYKINN; this is encoded by the coding sequence ATGAATATTAATCTCATCCGCAAAAGCGGTAAATTTAATTTTGAAGCTGTAAATGAAAACGGTTTTACCGTTGAGTTAGACGCAAAAGTTGCTATTGGGGGTGAAGGGAAAGGTTTCAGGCCTATGGAAATGCTGTTAATAGGCCTTGGTGGCTGTAGTGGGATCGACATGGTTAACGTATTAACCAAGCAAAAAGAACCGCTAAATGATATTAAAATTTCTATTACCGCGACACGGAAAGAAGAGGAAATGCCGCCGATTTTTGATGTGATTGATATTCATTTCGATTTATTTGGTGATTTAAGTGCGCCAAAAGTTGAACGTGCTCTAGCCATGACTTTCGATAAATATTGCTCTGTATCGAACATTTTAGGACGCTCCGCAACGATTAATTTTACTTATAAAATAAACAACTAG
- the ispE gene encoding 4-(cytidine 5'-diphospho)-2-C-methyl-D-erythritol kinase — protein sequence MISFPNAKINLGLNVTEKRSDGYHNLETVFYPINIKDAVEITDAEKTNCIIHGIDIPGDANDNLCVKAYNLLKNDFNIPAQQINLLKNIPVGAGLGGGSSDCAFLIKLLNAKFSLGLSVLQMENYARQLGADCAFFIENNPVFAYNKGDEFEKCEVDLSAWFKVLVKPPLHVSTADAYALVKPQKPLHSLKEIIHLSPTTWKNKVINDFEISVFAKYPQIHQIKSSLYDAGATFALMSGSGSSIFALFDQPVELSELEKNNIVYYNI from the coding sequence ATGATATCCTTTCCAAACGCAAAAATCAATTTAGGACTAAATGTTACCGAAAAGCGAAGTGATGGTTATCACAACCTCGAAACCGTTTTCTATCCGATTAATATTAAAGACGCTGTTGAAATAACTGATGCTGAGAAAACCAATTGCATTATTCACGGTATTGATATTCCTGGAGATGCAAATGACAATTTGTGTGTAAAAGCTTATAATCTTCTAAAAAATGATTTTAATATTCCAGCGCAACAAATCAATCTTTTAAAAAATATTCCTGTTGGTGCAGGTTTGGGTGGTGGTTCTTCAGATTGTGCTTTCTTAATCAAACTACTTAATGCTAAATTCAGTTTGGGTTTATCCGTACTTCAAATGGAAAATTATGCTCGCCAACTTGGGGCTGATTGTGCATTCTTTATTGAAAATAATCCAGTTTTTGCATACAATAAAGGTGATGAATTTGAAAAATGCGAAGTTGATTTGTCAGCATGGTTTAAAGTTTTAGTTAAACCGCCTTTACATGTTAGCACGGCCGATGCTTATGCGCTTGTAAAACCGCAAAAGCCTTTGCATTCCTTAAAAGAAATCATACATTTGTCGCCAACAACATGGAAAAATAAGGTTATCAACGATTTCGAAATTTCAGTTTTCGCAAAGTATCCCCAAATTCATCAAATAAAGTCTAGTTTATACGATGCAGGCGCAACGTTCGCTTTAATGAGTGGGAGCGGTTCGTCGATTTTTGCACTATTTGACCAACCGGTTGAATTGTCTGAGCTAGAAAAAAACAACATAGTTTACTATAATATTTAA
- a CDS encoding thymidylate synthase, translating into MKQYLDLMQHVLDNGAQKHDRTGTGTISVFGYQMRFNLQEGFPMVTTKKLHLKSIVHELIWFLTGDTNIKYLKDNGVRIWDEWADEDGNLGPVYGSQWRSWPTPDGQHIDQITNIINTIKDNPDSRRIIVSAWNVAEIENMALPPCHAFFQFYVADGKLSCQLYQRSADIFLGVPFNIASYALLTMMVAQVCNLEVGDFVHTLGDAHLYNNHIEQAHLQLSREPKPLPTMKINPDVKSIFDFKFEDFTLENYEAHPHIKGIVAV; encoded by the coding sequence ATGAAACAATATTTAGATTTAATGCAGCATGTGCTGGACAACGGCGCTCAAAAACACGATCGCACAGGCACCGGAACAATCAGTGTTTTCGGCTATCAAATGCGTTTTAATTTGCAGGAAGGTTTTCCGATGGTAACCACAAAAAAACTGCATTTAAAATCTATCGTTCATGAATTAATCTGGTTTTTAACAGGCGATACCAACATTAAATACTTAAAAGATAATGGTGTTCGGATTTGGGATGAATGGGCAGATGAAGATGGAAATTTAGGCCCGGTTTACGGTTCGCAGTGGCGAAGTTGGCCCACACCAGATGGTCAACACATCGACCAGATTACAAATATTATCAACACAATTAAAGACAATCCTGATTCAAGAAGAATAATCGTTTCGGCTTGGAACGTAGCCGAGATTGAAAATATGGCGCTGCCGCCTTGCCATGCCTTTTTTCAATTTTACGTTGCAGATGGAAAACTTAGCTGCCAGCTGTACCAACGTAGTGCAGATATTTTTTTAGGCGTTCCTTTCAATATTGCATCTTACGCTTTGTTAACGATGATGGTTGCTCAGGTTTGCAATTTAGAAGTCGGTGATTTTGTACATACTTTAGGCGATGCACATTTGTACAACAACCACATTGAGCAAGCGCATTTACAATTAAGCAGGGAACCAAAACCTTTGCCAACAATGAAAATCAATCCCGATGTGAAAAGCATTTTTGACTTTAAGTTTGAGGATTTTACTTTAGAGAATTATGAGGCACATCCACATATTAAGGGAATTGTGGCGGTGTAA